The proteins below are encoded in one region of Pseudophryne corroboree isolate aPseCor3 chromosome 8, aPseCor3.hap2, whole genome shotgun sequence:
- the LOC134948310 gene encoding DNA polymerase epsilon subunit 3-like — protein sequence MPSSHASLRKLEGEEEDAECDGCVGGCGGDGVSAVPDATERVPGGRDQNGDKEATELRKKDKEKKPGCDDPDRSREEEVEEEEEKMDEDEAVEQEEVMN from the exons ATGCCGTCATCACACGCATCATTAAGGAAGCT TGAAGGGGAAGAGGAAGACGCTGAATGTGACGGATGTGTTGGCGGCTGTGGAGGAGATGGAGTTTCAGCGGTTCCTGACGCCACTGAAAGAGTCCCTGGAGG ACGGGACCAGAATGGAGATAAAGAAGCCACCGAGTTGAGGAAGAaagataaggaaaagaaacctggctGCGACGACCCAGATCGGAGTCGGGAAGAAGAggtagaggaggaagaggaaaagaTGGATGAGGATGAAGCAGTGGAACAGGAGGAGGTGATGAACTGA